GGAAAGAGGGACCTCCCGAATTTAATGCCCTTTGGGAACAGAGAAGTTAAGCCCTATCGCGCTGAGGCTACTGCAGAGATGGGCGAGAGTAGGTCGCCGCCCTTTTAATGAAAGGGGTTTCTTATAAAGAGTCAGTTTTTTTTGGTATGTCGGGCATGGTAATAGTCTAGCAGAGTGCAAGTCTCTGTATGTGCCGAGTTGATAGGAAACATTAGCAATTGGCAAGGGTGTTGGAGGTGACTCCAAATCTGAAGGAAGCCATTAGCAAACTTGACGTATTGACGCACAGAAATCTGATATAAGGCTGACTTGGAGCGGGCAACCGAGCTATAGATTGGGAACGCCCGAAATTCAACCGTAACTCCATACAGTAAATCAGGCGATACGCAAGGAAAGTCTATTACCTTATCCCGAGAGATCTCACCCAATGTCATTAAGTTAAGTAATGTGTTGATTATCAATGGCTTGGCTTGTTATTATGATAAATATTTCGTATATTGTATTCATAATCAACAACATAGACATGGTAAAAAAAACACCTGAGTTCATATTGAAAAAGATAATGCAATATATATATTCGAATGAATTACAGAATCAATATAGAATGAACGACAAAGATTTTACAAGAAATAGAAAATTAAAATTCCCGAAAATACTTCTCTTTTTAATGAATAGAATTACCAAGACACTATCTATTGAAATTGATAATATCATTGGTGTATTTAACAAAGACAAAAAACTTAAAACAGATGATCATTTTACCAAGAGTGCATTTGTTCAAAGCAGAAAAAAGATTGATTACAAGGTGTTTGATGTTTTATCAAAGAAACTTACTGATGAATTTTATACTGATAATACTTATAAGAAATGGCATAAGTTTAGAGTCCTTGCAGTAGATGGATCGCTTCTAACTCTACCCAATACCAAAGAGTTAATGGAAGTCTTTGGATCTAATCAACCACATACAAAAGAACCTATTATTCAGGGAAGAGTTTCTTTATTATATGATGTATTAAATGGATTTGTTATTGATTCAACACTTCAGCCACTTTCTAGAACAGAACGAGATTTAGCGATTGATCATATAAAGCATGCAACTCCTGGTGATCTTATTTTATATGACAGAGGCTATCCTTCTTTTGATATGATGTATCAACATAAGAAAAGGGATATTGACTTTCTTTTTCGAGTTCAAACGAACTTTAATAAAGAAACAAAAGAGTTTTTGAATAGTACGGATAAAACAAAGTTGATTGAATTATCTCCAAGTATAACATGTTTAAAAGAAAAAGGTTACACTGGTGATGAAACTATCATTGTACGCATGAATAAAGTTGTGTTGCCAAATGGCACTGTTGAAATTCTTATAAGTTCTCTTCTTGATAAAGATGAGTATAGAAATAACATATTTAAAGACCTGTATTTCAAGAGATGGAATGTGGAGATTTTTTATAATGAATTGAAGAATAAACTGAAGGTTGGAAACTTTTCAGGGAACTCAGAACAAGTGATATTACAAGATTTTTATTCCACCATTTTTGTTAGCAATATCCAAACCTTATTAATCGAAGAGATTAATGATGAATTAAAAGAACAGAAAGGGACTAAAAAATACAATTACAAAGTAAACAATAATGTATCCTATGGAATCTTGAAGAATAGAATCATTGAGATATTCTTTACAGAACAAGAAATGTCCAAAACGATATTTCAGATTAAAGAACTATTAAAAAAACACACAATTCCTATACGACCGAATAGAAAAAATGAGCGAGACACTAGAAAGTTTGATAACAGAAAACGTCCAAAAACACTTACGAATCAAAGAGATGCAATATAATTAAAGCTTAACTTAATGACATTGAGATCTCACCACCTGTTGCACCCGTGACAAACCGAGAGGAGACAATCGGCCATAGGTACTTATAAGAGTGAGAAGTCAGCAAAAGACATAGTAGTTTTCTTTTTTTTTAGGAAAACGAAGGTCTGAATCAATTAACGTAAGGAGCAGTCAGTCGAACGTTTATTTTATGGAGCATCAGCAAGACATAGCGTACCAATTAGATCTGTTCATGTAACGGAGACTGGACACTATACACCAATATGGAGATCGTAAACACGTAGAGGGCGCGAATCTATCATTGGGGAAGCAAGTAAAACGAGTCAATAAACAAGGACGAGCCTTAGCTACCGACTTGATCGGTATTGTATGTTCGCACGATAATTTACATCGTGCATTTAAGCAGGTGAAACGAAACAAAGGAGCCGCAGGTATAGATCGAGTACCGGTTGGAAAATTTTCAACATGGTACGCCGAATATGGCGAATCAATGGTTGACAATATTTTGCTAGGTACTTACTATCCTCAATCCGTTCGGAGTGTTATGATTCCGAAAGCCAATGGAGGGGATCGCGAATTAGGTATCCCTACAGTTCAGGATCGAGTTATTCAACAAGCTATTTCTCAGGTATTAACTCCTATTTACGAGAATGAGTTTTCAAATTACAGTTATGGATTTCGTCCCAAACGTAGTGCTCATCAGGCATTAAAACAAGCGAGTGAATATGTTTCAGATGACATGTACTACGTTGTCGATATGGATATGAAGAGCTTCTTTGATGAAGTGAACCATGA
The Prolixibacteraceae bacterium DNA segment above includes these coding regions:
- a CDS encoding IS4 family transposase, producing MQYIYSNELQNQYRMNDKDFTRNRKLKFPKILLFLMNRITKTLSIEIDNIIGVFNKDKKLKTDDHFTKSAFVQSRKKIDYKVFDVLSKKLTDEFYTDNTYKKWHKFRVLAVDGSLLTLPNTKELMEVFGSNQPHTKEPIIQGRVSLLYDVLNGFVIDSTLQPLSRTERDLAIDHIKHATPGDLILYDRGYPSFDMMYQHKKRDIDFLFRVQTNFNKETKEFLNSTDKTKLIELSPSITCLKEKGYTGDETIIVRMNKVVLPNGTVEILISSLLDKDEYRNNIFKDLYFKRWNVEIFYNELKNKLKVGNFSGNSEQVILQDFYSTIFVSNIQTLLIEEINDELKEQKGTKKYNYKVNNNVSYGILKNRIIEIFFTEQEMSKTIFQIKELLKKHTIPIRPNRKNERDTRKFDNRKRPKTLTNQRDAI